ATAAACAGGTTTAAAAACTGTTTTATTTTTTGTATGATAAGAAGCATATTTGTGTTTTTGATTTATATTTTATTGTATAACGATATTGATTTTTAGGGAATATTTTGGTTTTCCGTATAAGTTTTTAGTTTTTTTTCTTCTCTTATACTATTATAATAACTTTTAAAAAGGAACAGGGGAACAAGCATTCCACCAAATAGTATTCCTGCGGCTATGTATATAAGTAAAATTTTTTTTATATTTGGTTCTGTATTTGAAAGGGGCATGGTTACGGGCTCAAAAATAGAAAATATAGGAGTTTCTTTTTCCATATCTATTTTTGCCTTATAAAATTCTAGAGAAAGATTATTGTAGATATTATATTCTAAATTAAACTCTGCCTGAAGTTCCTGTTCTTTTGCTTTTGTAGTAGAGTATATCATTTCTCTATTACTGTCTTTAAAAGAGGCAAGGGCATATTGTGCGGCTTTAAATTTATTTTCTGATTCTTTGAGTTGTTTTTCTACAAACTCTAAATTTGCTCTTTTTTTTTCTGTTTTGTAATTAATGACATAATCTACCACTTTTTTTCTTACGGTATTATTTAATTCTGCGCTTACATAAGCATCACGCATCTTTGTTATAAAAGTAGTGGTGCGAGTATTTTTTTTTGAACTTTCTATTTTTATTCTGTTTCTCAAAGAATTCATAACCTGTATTTCTTCTCCCGTTATCTTTAAAATAGTATTTTTTTCATTTGTTGTAGTTATACTATCTTTTTTATAATGAGGGGGGATCGGAATAGGTTGAGAGGTTTGAAACATACCTATAAGTATATCGGGGATAGAAAAAATAAATCCGATGGTAGAGGAAATAATATTTTTGGTTTCGTTCTTGAGTAAATATTCATAGAGAGACATATTTTTTTTTTCATCAGAAAAATAAAATTTCTCTTTCATAAGTTCGTATAAAAATGGTTGGCTATCAATAATAGCGGGATACAGATCTGCGTTTATATCTCCGGCAGCAATATGATAAGTAGGAAGATTGATTCCTGCTAATCCTGCTAATCCTCTCAGT
This genomic window from Chitinophagaceae bacterium contains:
- a CDS encoding Wzz/FepE/Etk N-terminal domain-containing protein, with amino-acid sequence MTPQKSIKEIVSAEEISLIDLFLVIKPHLKYVYYSVGIFFVIGIIHTITAPKEYEAKSTILLESTNTSSSSESLRGLAGLAGINLPTYHIAAGDINADLYPAIIDSQPFLYELMKEKFYFSDEKKNMSLYEYLLKNETKNIISSTIGFIFSIPDILIGMFQTSQPIPIPPHYKKDSITTTNEKNTILKITGEEIQVMNSLRNRIKIESSKKNTRTTTFITKMRDAYVSAELNNTVRKKVVDYVINYKTEKKRANLEFVEKQLKESENKFKAAQYALASFKDSNREMIYSTTKAKEQELQAEFNLEYNIYNNLSLEFYKAKIDMEKETPIFSIFEPVTMPLSNTEPNIKKILLIYIAAGILFGGMLVPLFLFKSYYNSIREEKKLKTYTENQNIP